The Macrococcoides canis genome has a window encoding:
- a CDS encoding MBL fold metallo-hydrolase, producing MINMSVLASGSTGNAIYVESEKGSLLVDAGLTGKKIEGLFDQIDRKVENLNGILVTHEHIDHIKGLGVLARKYKLPVYANEKTWERIEHADKNIPSDQKFIFNPYETKTIAGMDIESFGVSHDAVDPQFYIFNNNYKKLTVITDTGYVSDRMKGMIHGSDCYVFESNHDVDMLRMGRYPWKTKQRILSDMGHVSNEDAAYAMRDVITGSTKRIYLSHLSQDNNMKEIASMSVKQILNAHDIDTDNEVMICDTDKAVATPIYEI from the coding sequence ATGATTAATATGTCAGTACTAGCAAGTGGCAGTACAGGAAATGCAATCTATGTGGAAAGTGAGAAAGGATCACTGCTTGTAGATGCAGGATTAACAGGTAAGAAAATAGAAGGATTGTTTGATCAGATTGATCGCAAAGTAGAAAATTTAAACGGGATACTCGTGACTCACGAACATATCGACCATATTAAAGGACTCGGTGTATTAGCACGTAAATATAAGTTGCCAGTATACGCCAATGAGAAGACGTGGGAAAGAATTGAACATGCAGATAAAAATATACCAAGTGATCAGAAATTCATCTTTAACCCATATGAAACAAAGACCATTGCCGGAATGGATATCGAGTCATTCGGTGTATCACATGATGCAGTAGATCCTCAGTTCTACATCTTCAATAATAACTATAAGAAGCTTACAGTTATTACGGATACAGGATACGTGTCAGACCGTATGAAAGGTATGATTCATGGTAGTGACTGCTATGTGTTTGAAAGCAATCACGACGTAGATATGCTTCGTATGGGACGTTATCCATGGAAGACGAAACAACGTATATTAAGCGATATGGGGCATGTATCTAACGAAGATGCAGCTTATGCAATGCGTGATGTGATTACTGGCAGCACAAAACGCATCTATCTTTCTCATTTGTCACAAGATAATAATATGAAAGAAATTGCGAGTATGAGTGTGAAGCAAATATTGAATGCACATGATATTGATACAGATAATGAAGTGATGATTTGTGACACAGATAAAGCAGTTGCAACTCCGATTTATGAGATTTAA
- a CDS encoding SAUGI family uracil-DNA glycosylase inhibitor encodes MKQIKAHLTRYLEEILKLSSQEYLTEFVQLGIEELAWGERKIPEKLKGAIIDTYTFYNHSLIKDYIYSFIGTYQGKIILLGYTNGEYEHFFYINDTVKTLHSELHLLNLTEEDLEFVNVG; translated from the coding sequence ATGAAACAAATCAAAGCGCATCTGACTCGGTACCTAGAAGAAATACTAAAACTCTCTTCTCAAGAATACCTTACTGAATTCGTACAACTGGGTATCGAGGAATTAGCATGGGGAGAGAGAAAAATTCCAGAGAAGCTAAAAGGTGCAATCATCGACACATACACCTTTTACAACCACTCACTTATAAAAGATTACATCTACTCATTCATCGGTACCTATCAAGGCAAGATAATCTTACTGGGTTACACAAACGGTGAATACGAACATTTCTTCTACATCAATGATACGGTCAAGACACTGCACAGTGAGCTACATTTATTAAATCTTACGGAGGAGGATTTGGAATTTGTCAACGTGGGTTAA
- a CDS encoding DUF1643 domain-containing protein — translation MLETRSNTTITEAIFSKDGNHRYALKKIIDKDKPTVTILTMFPHYDGVITLDLTTQLCINSLTKLGYGTIHFVNIFSNIKSPDNKRHLENGYDKHTDIQIMKCIKESDELIIAWGAYAERPTILPRVQEIEKMIKPYAKKTKRLINPMNGNIIHPLNPIARQEWVLK, via the coding sequence ATGCTAGAAACACGTTCAAATACGACAATCACTGAAGCAATATTCAGTAAGGATGGTAACCATCGCTATGCACTAAAGAAAATCATAGATAAAGATAAACCTACTGTCACAATTCTAACAATGTTTCCACATTACGATGGAGTCATTACATTAGACCTAACGACACAACTCTGTATCAATTCACTAACAAAGCTTGGTTACGGAACCATCCATTTCGTCAATATCTTTTCCAATATAAAAAGTCCAGACAATAAGCGCCATCTGGAAAACGGCTATGACAAGCATACAGATATTCAAATTATGAAGTGTATAAAAGAATCTGATGAGTTAATCATTGCCTGGGGAGCTTATGCAGAACGACCTACAATACTCCCTCGTGTACAAGAAATTGAAAAGATGATTAAACCTTATGCAAAAAAGACAAAGAGACTCATCAATCCGATGAACGGGAATATCATTCATCCGTTAAATCCGATCGCCCGACAGGAATGGGTACTAAAATAA
- the rlmH gene encoding 23S rRNA (pseudouridine(1915)-N(3))-methyltransferase RlmH, whose translation MKITVITVGKLKEKYWKMAVDEYVKRLGAYAKMELIEVADEKDSDNMSEKDIEIAKKKEAERILSKVKDDSFVYTLEILGKQLDSVQLSKEMEQKMNTGKSHLTFIIGGSNGLHQSVMDRSNYALSFSKMTFPHQMMKVILLEQVYRGFRIIRNESYHK comes from the coding sequence ATGAAAATTACAGTGATAACTGTGGGTAAATTGAAAGAAAAGTACTGGAAAATGGCAGTAGATGAGTATGTGAAGCGACTTGGCGCATATGCGAAAATGGAACTGATTGAAGTGGCTGATGAGAAAGATTCGGATAATATGAGTGAAAAGGATATTGAGATTGCGAAGAAGAAAGAAGCGGAGCGCATACTATCTAAAGTGAAAGATGACAGCTTTGTGTATACGTTGGAGATATTAGGCAAACAATTGGACTCTGTGCAGCTGTCGAAAGAAATGGAGCAGAAGATGAATACAGGTAAAAGCCACCTGACATTTATCATCGGAGGATCGAACGGCCTGCACCAATCCGTTATGGACCGCTCAAACTATGCCCTCTCATTCAGCAAGATGACCTTCCCGCATCAGATGATGAAAGTAATACTGCTGGAGCAGGTGTATAGAGGGTTTAGGATTATTAGGAATGAATCGTATCATAAGTGA
- a CDS encoding two-component system regulatory protein YycI, with product MDWKHATSLFIFVFLIINIALGYIYYEKVQRANIVEDTSSEKLDFKKEGIKLTKLPSVENVQMNIVSGKSAGFTQSSSDFDKKSEELSTVTKVEVKPAIKLTSIQEDDIIEGLKNYLITKIDKGKEYTLSGIDRANKKLYFDQMYGEYPILNNDKAQIKFSYNEKNEVTSFEQTYLKDIQEGLGKNNEKKKVIPAKEALEVLYYQTKLERGDEVMSVRLGYYSIVREVRGQVLKPTWQIAVRKMDASIETYYVDAVNPEQPIL from the coding sequence ATGGATTGGAAGCACGCAACTTCATTGTTTATATTTGTGTTTCTCATCATTAATATAGCATTAGGCTATATATACTATGAGAAAGTGCAACGTGCGAATATCGTAGAGGATACGAGCAGTGAAAAGTTAGACTTCAAAAAAGAAGGAATCAAATTAACGAAACTTCCTTCAGTCGAGAATGTACAGATGAATATCGTATCAGGTAAAAGTGCGGGATTCACACAAAGTTCTTCTGATTTCGATAAAAAAAGTGAAGAACTGAGCACAGTGACAAAAGTAGAAGTTAAACCGGCAATTAAATTAACATCAATTCAAGAAGATGATATCATAGAAGGACTTAAAAATTATTTAATTACTAAGATTGATAAAGGTAAAGAATATACTTTAAGTGGTATTGATCGTGCTAATAAGAAATTGTATTTCGATCAGATGTACGGAGAATATCCAATATTAAATAATGATAAAGCACAAATAAAGTTTTCATATAACGAAAAGAATGAAGTAACATCATTTGAACAGACATATTTAAAAGATATACAAGAAGGATTAGGAAAGAATAACGAGAAAAAGAAAGTGATACCAGCAAAAGAAGCACTTGAAGTACTCTATTACCAGACAAAGTTAGAACGTGGTGATGAAGTGATGAGTGTACGATTAGGGTATTACTCAATTGTACGTGAAGTAAGAGGACAAGTGCTCAAGCCAACATGGCAGATTGCTGTGAGAAAGATGGATGCATCAATTGAAACGTATTACGTCGATGCAGTAAATCCAGAACAACCAATATTGTAA
- a CDS encoding DUF960 family protein, translating into MINTDMYITKGIQEHFSVPVQQVLWNIVMQREREAKKQGIKPDYLSVFHIRDTENKDEACIKLLQEEPPYSYKYRIKTKETFKKRKVYVIREDRNDIGSSYFVMLLPEEY; encoded by the coding sequence ATGATTAACACAGATATGTACATTACTAAAGGGATACAAGAACACTTCTCAGTGCCTGTCCAACAGGTACTTTGGAACATTGTTATGCAGAGAGAAAGAGAAGCAAAGAAACAGGGAATCAAACCCGATTATCTGAGTGTATTTCATATCAGAGATACTGAAAATAAAGATGAGGCTTGTATTAAACTCCTACAAGAAGAACCACCCTACAGTTATAAATATCGTATAAAAACTAAAGAAACCTTCAAAAAAAGAAAGGTCTATGTCATTCGTGAAGATCGTAATGACATAGGCTCTTCTTATTTTGTCATGCTTTTACCAGAAGAATATTAG
- a CDS encoding DNA-methyltransferase: MNNINKIYHGDCIDILKKFPENFFASCVTDPPYNYEFIGHKWDSEESNRRMERTKNPNSKTLINHVPYGSGLAGGTRNKKWYKKNRDNILEYQKWIEAWGNELFRVLKPGAIIMVFNSTRTISHVQVALENSGFYARDIIVCKKPSGIPKGLNVEKKLEKINHPNPEEWKGWHSALRNEWEAVCVLQKPLINNYINTLQLYSVGLFKTKNHDTDSFQSNIIENYKREKKDVYNTHPTVKSLELMNKLVSLSTPIKEENIVLDPFCGSGTTLLAAKNLGLKYVGIELNEEYIDIANKRLN; the protein is encoded by the coding sequence ATGAATAATATCAACAAAATATACCATGGAGATTGCATAGATATTTTGAAAAAATTTCCAGAAAATTTTTTTGCTTCTTGCGTAACAGATCCACCATACAACTACGAGTTTATCGGTCATAAATGGGATTCTGAAGAAAGTAATAGAAGAATGGAAAGAACCAAGAATCCCAATTCTAAAACTTTAATTAATCATGTACCATATGGTAGTGGTTTAGCTGGGGGAACTCGAAATAAAAAATGGTATAAAAAGAATAGAGACAATATCTTAGAATATCAAAAATGGATTGAAGCATGGGGAAATGAACTTTTTAGAGTTTTAAAACCGGGTGCAATAATTATGGTTTTTAATTCGACCAGAACTATTTCTCATGTCCAAGTAGCATTAGAAAATAGTGGTTTTTATGCTAGAGATATTATTGTATGCAAAAAACCAAGCGGAATACCAAAAGGATTAAATGTAGAAAAAAAACTTGAGAAAATAAATCATCCTAACCCTGAAGAATGGAAGGGATGGCATAGTGCTCTGAGAAATGAATGGGAAGCTGTATGCGTTTTGCAAAAACCCTTGATAAATAATTATATCAATACTTTACAGCTATATAGCGTTGGATTATTTAAAACTAAAAATCATGACACTGATTCTTTTCAGTCAAACATAATAGAAAATTATAAAAGAGAGAAAAAAGATGTTTATAATACGCATCCAACAGTGAAATCTTTGGAATTAATGAATAAATTAGTTTCTCTCTCCACCCCCATCAAAGAAGAAAATATAGTCTTAGATCCATTTTGTGGTTCAGGTACTACATTATTAGCCGCAAAAAATTTAGGGTTAAAATATGTTGGTATAGAATTAAACGAAGAGTATATTGATATAGCAAATAAGAGACTTAATTAA
- a CDS encoding helix-turn-helix transcriptional regulator, with amino-acid sequence MNKAQRLLTIYTRLLNNQGVNKMNLADELEVDERTIQRDIDDIRNYLFDNDEYQQRMEVTYQHKTNEYRLIRHNALLDSNILSILIMHLKNHSSVISRDMYELLKSIIYKFYSHDTKHLLEQINMFHVVDEEKNTLTVLSILQGAIHQQNTIKFKYHGEEIVGTPVQITSTHNQYKLWLKKSNRQFHIKNIKSLQTTDAEISNPEKVILKMTKDVWHVLKDQYSVDVIESISDNQFTVSFYMTYPEVLSVCMMYSPHIMLISPSYMYQPLVNFILAINAVYMNQQIQINNESKEIDNEDKEQRGIK; translated from the coding sequence ATGAACAAAGCACAACGTCTTCTAACGATATATACTCGCCTCCTTAACAATCAAGGAGTCAACAAGATGAACCTAGCCGACGAGTTAGAAGTCGATGAAAGGACAATACAACGCGATATTGACGATATTAGAAACTACCTATTTGATAATGATGAATATCAGCAGAGAATGGAAGTTACGTATCAACATAAGACAAATGAGTACCGATTAATAAGGCATAATGCATTACTGGATAGTAATATCTTATCAATACTCATTATGCATCTCAAAAACCATTCTTCTGTAATAAGTCGTGATATGTACGAACTATTAAAATCAATTATTTACAAGTTCTATAGTCATGATACAAAGCATCTTTTAGAACAGATAAACATGTTTCACGTAGTAGACGAAGAAAAGAACACTCTGACAGTGTTATCTATTTTACAAGGAGCAATACACCAACAGAACACAATCAAATTCAAATATCATGGAGAAGAAATTGTAGGAACTCCCGTACAGATAACAAGTACTCACAATCAATATAAGTTGTGGTTAAAGAAGAGCAATCGACAATTTCATATAAAAAATATTAAAAGTTTACAAACAACAGATGCTGAAATATCAAATCCGGAAAAAGTAATATTGAAGATGACTAAAGATGTTTGGCATGTACTTAAAGATCAGTACAGTGTAGACGTAATAGAGTCCATATCAGACAATCAGTTTACAGTTAGCTTCTACATGACCTATCCAGAAGTCTTAAGTGTATGTATGATGTATAGCCCTCATATCATGTTAATCTCACCTTCTTATATGTATCAACCCTTAGTCAATTTCATATTGGCAATAAACGCTGTATATATGAACCAACAGATACAAATCAATAATGAAAGTAAGGAGATTGACAATGAAGATAAAGAACAAAGAGGAATTAAATAA
- a CDS encoding JAB domain-containing protein, with amino-acid sequence MHKKKINIVSIQMVKEKVMWYPERKVSSPENAAKIMREFVGPSDREVFVLLSLNTKNEPTHIEKVSVGSLNASIIHPREVFKSAILSNAANIILGHNHPSGHPQPSYEDIEATKRLYEVGKLIGIDVLDHIIFTDDSFISLKESGHL; translated from the coding sequence ATGCATAAAAAGAAAATCAATATCGTATCAATACAAATGGTTAAAGAGAAGGTTATGTGGTACCCAGAACGAAAGGTATCATCACCAGAAAATGCTGCAAAGATTATGCGAGAATTTGTAGGACCCTCTGACAGAGAAGTATTTGTTCTCCTTTCACTGAACACTAAAAATGAACCAACTCACATCGAAAAGGTATCAGTAGGTTCGCTAAATGCTTCCATCATACATCCAAGAGAAGTATTCAAATCAGCGATACTATCAAATGCCGCTAACATCATACTGGGACATAATCATCCAAGTGGTCATCCTCAACCATCATATGAAGATATCGAAGCTACGAAGCGTCTTTATGAAGTGGGTAAATTGATTGGAATAGATGTCCTCGATCATATCATCTTTACAGATGATTCATTCATTTCACTAAAAGAAAGTGGTCATCTCTAA